The Candidatus Saccharibacteria bacterium sequence TACAAGTCTCAAAATCATAAATTTCGCATTGTTGAAATTCCGAAGCGACAGTACCTTATGGTAGACGGGCATGGTGATCCGAATAGCTCGAAAGAATTTAAAGACGCGATCGAGGCGCTGTATCCGGTTGCCTATAAACTGAAGTTTGCCAGTAAACAGCAACTTGGCAAAGATTATGTTGTTATGCCGCTCGAAGGTCTTTGGTGGGCTGAGGATATGACAAAGTTTACGACGGCGCGGGATAAATCTGAGTGGGATTTTACGCTTATGATTATGCAGCCAGATTGGATAACCGAAGAGATGTTTGCGGCGGCTATGAAAAAAGTTACCGATAAGAATCCTCCGGCAAGCATTGCTAAAGTGAGGTTTGAGACCCTGAACGAAGCTACTTGCGTGCAGACGCTTCATATTGGATCGTTCGATGACGAGTCGGCTATTCTCGATGAAATGCATAATGAGTTTATTCCAGAACAAGGCTGTGTAATGACTGGGAAACATCACGAAATATATCTCAGCGACTTTAGAAAAGTCGCGCCTGAAAAACTGCGTACAATATTACGACAGCCCGTTGTTCGCAAATAGTATGTGACATTCAAGAACGGTATTTGTGATATGCTATAGCTACAACCATAAGAGGTATTTATCATGAACGAAGAACGTGACGAACAGACCACTGAAGTACGAGATACTAACGAGCGTCAGGGAAGCACTAACATTCGACGCCAAAGTGTAACGACGGCGACAAAGGTAGATGCCGGAATTGTGGCACGCCGTATTGTGTATTATGTTGTGGGCGTTATTATTGCACTGCTTGCACTGCGTATCGTTTTGCTTTTACTTGCGGCAAACGAAGGATCGGCCTTTGTTGATTTTGTCTATGCGGTAAGTGGGCTATTTGCAATGCCATTTTACGGAATGTTTAACTACACGCCAACCTATGGACAATCTGTTTTTGAAATCAGTAGCCTTGTAGCGATTATCGTATATGCGCTTATTGGCATGGGTATTGCAAAGCTTTTCTCGTTAACGAAATCCGAAGACGCCGTTTAGTCTCGTACGACTCTATTCATGACGCTAACGACTGAAAAAGATAAACCTACGTTAGATAATAACGCAAGGCTTGATACTGCACTACTGGCCGAGCTTGAATCCAAAAATCACGGGGCGCGGCAATATTACTCTGGCGAGACGGGGCTGCGGTTTTATTGTAGTGATTTAGCCGCGCTGGCGTGTAAAAAGTATGATCACGAATCGCTCGCTAAGCTTGAGAGACAACTGAACGTCTACGGGACGTTCACTATCCCAATCGTTACAGGGCACATGGTAAAGGTGGGCGATACTATGCGCGAGGTAGCCTTTGTGGCGGCGACCGAAACGAATGCAAGCCACGGCGAAATGTCGTCGATGGTATATTTGCGAGACCAAATTCAGGTGGCGGGCGCATACATGGAGCTAGCATTAAGCAACCGAGTTCGCTACGAACGTGAAGGCGTCGCAGGAAAAACTCTGCTCATAAGCGCTCTAGACTTAATGTCGACCACTTCGCAGCTCGATCGTTTTAAGGATGTAATTATACGTGGCGGTAAAGCTGGTCAGGCGGATTGGCCACAGATATCGCTGTATTTTGATGATCTTGATGGTAAGCGACCGAACGGCTGGCGAAACAAGCAAGATTCGTGGCAGATGCTTGCTTATCTTGCGCTCGACGCGATCGAACGAGGCTTTGTGACGCCCGAGGAGCTACTTAATTCTCATAGGCAATTCCTTGGCTCGGTTGTGCCGCTGCTGAAGGCTGTTGGGTTTCCTTGCTACGAAAGCTCAGGGTCATGGGAGGAGGTAACAGCTCGACGCAGCTCGGTAATGGCTGTAGAGACTGCTTTATTGTACAAAATAAAAAAGGCAAGCAAAAACAAGCAGCTTGATTTTTTGAAAGACGATTCGGTCGATTCGGTGGATAATTTTGATACTGTTCTGGACGGTATGATTCAGCAGGGATTAAATGAGTTAGGCAACCGGTTGCCCTATGAATCTCCGGATTATGACAAAGCCTCTGTTAAGTTTCGCGAGAGCGATGCGGCCTTAGTGTATGTACTGCGATATGGTGTGGCGGAGCTGCTTGCGAGGAGTAATACGCCGATGCGGGCAAACGGAGGCAGCCCAATGCAAATAGATGCGATTGAAGATATAATCTTGAATCAACTAGAAGGCTTGATCGACAAAGAGACTAATGGCATGATTCGCTACAAAGACGATTCTTATCAGCGAGTAAATTTTCATACTAATACAGTGCAAGCGACTATTAAATCTATTAAACAAAAGGTTCAGCAAGCGGCGAATGGCGGCGAAGTTGATCTTGATAAAAAGCAGCAGCTTCGTGGAGCTCTGACCCCGGCGGGTAGGTGTGCCGCTTGGACTCATCCGCTTGGTCAGGTGTCATCTTGGGCGGCACGACGCGCCGTAGTGGCGAAGCAGGGCGGAGATGTAGAAAATGCAATGCGGTATCAACAGATAAGCGCAAGGTTTTTAAACAGAGCGTTGTCGACGGTGACCGGCGACAATCAATGGCATGCAGCTCTGGCCACGAACGGTGCTTATCGCGTCCAAAAAGTTGCCGCGTACAAGCTGCCCGAATGCTATGTCGCGTATGAAACGCAAAAAGGCGATTCGTTTTTTGTGCCATCTCCCCATACGCCACTTAACTGGAGTAGTGCAATGCTACAAGAGGCAATAGGATTGGGATTGAAATAACAATTATTTGCTACTATTAAGACATGGACACTATCGACGTATCGACAAGAGCATGGCTGCGTAATTATGTTGATGAAGATTTTAAGATTAAAAAGCATCATTTCTCGAATCAAGATGATGTCTATGCGATTGAAGCGACCGAGGGTAGTTTTTATCTAAAAACAGCGAAGGATCTGAAGTCGGAGAGGGATAATTTACAAAGAACACTTTCTTATATTCGTGTGCCTAAAGTAATTGGCTTTGGCACGGTGGGCGATAAAGATCACCTGCTTATGACCGCGCTTCCAGGAAAGAATCTTGCTGAGTATGTCGACGAATGGGATACTATGACGATTGTTCGCGAGTTTGCCCGCGCGGTAAAAGAGTTTCATGCGCTTGATATAACGAAACTGTTTACAACAAGTGCCGCTCCTGGAACCGTGGTGCTGCATGGCGATATGGCAATGCCTAATATTATTTGCACAGAACCCGGTAGCGCCGGATTTATAGACCTGGGCCAGATGTCGGTGGGCGCGGCTGATTTGGATCTTGCCGATGCACTTTGGAGCTTACAGCGAAATTTAGGCGCAGGGTATGGCGAGCTGTTTTTAAGTGAATATGGCAATTTTGTTATGACCGAAAAAGTAGATAAGGCGCTAAAGTATCGTCATCAAGCATAAGTGTGATCGCGGTCATTGCAGTTTTTGTTTGTTATACTAAAAAGGCGAATTGAGCAAAATAAAAAGGAGATTGTCATTATGGCGTCACTGCAAAAAATTACCCCTTGTCTTTGGTTCGATAAAGACTGCGAAGATGCGATGAACTACTATGTTTCGGTTTTTCCGAACTCAAAGATCGAGCTGATTCAGCGCTATCCAGAAGGCGTAACTGAAGGTCCGATGGCTGGAATGAGCGGCAAAGTACTAACGGGCGTGTTTGAGCTAAACGGCCAGCGCTTTATGGCGCTCGATGGTGGGCCAATCTTTAAATTTAGTGAGGCGACATCGTTTGTTGTTGATTGCGACACTCAGGAAGAGATCGACCACTACTGGCAAGCACTTTCGGCGGTTCCCGAAGCCGAGCAGTGTGGTTGGTGTAAAGACAAGTACGGTGTTTCATGGCAGATTACTCCTGCTGTTCTTGGCGACATGATGACAGATGAAGATCCAGAGAAAGTTGCCCGTGTTACCGATGCGTTTATGTCGATGAAGAAGTTTGACATTGCGGCGCTGACAGCTGCTTTTGAAGGCAAGAACTAGCGATCTAGCGGATAAACGCAAGTACCCCGCGCCACATAGGTGCGGGGTACTTTTGTGATCGCGATTTGTGTAATATAAGCAAAAGCAGTATGATGAAGGAAAATAAGGAGATGATATGACAAAAGGTGACAGTTCTTTAGTAAAAATTACCAACCAGCATGGTCCAAGCGGATTTTTGTTTTTTGTTGCGTATATTGGCGCGGTTATTTACTTTTTCCAGCAGTCGCCCGACTTCTGGGGTTTTATCCTCGCGCTTCTTAAGGCTATTGTGTGGCCAGCCTTCGTGATGTATCACGGCCTCGGCGCTCTTGGCGTATAATCACCCTATCGAGTAAAGGGATATTAAAAGAACCTGCGCAAGGATTATCTTGAGGATGATCGCAGTAGGAAAGACTATCGCGTAGCCGTGATTTGGTAAGTCGTTGCCAGCCTGCTGTACAGCATATGCCTGTACGGCGGGTTGCGTGTGTGCGGCCGCCATTATGCCTGCAGAAATCGCAAAGGGAAGTTTGAATTTCTTATACAAAACAGGCAGAAGAATAAAAGGAATAACGAGCGAGATGATGGCGCCGGCGATAAAGAGCCATAATCCGCCCGGACCGTTCATTGCTTCGACAAAGGTTTGCCCCGAACGAGTCCCGATGCTGGCAAGCATTAACACGAGGCCGAATTCGCGAAGTGTAAGGTTTGCGGTATAGGGAATGCCCCATACGATACGGCCACTGCGGCGTACGTATCCAAGAATAAGCCCAATAATAAGAGGTCCGCCCGCATCACCTAAGTGGAAAACAACGCCACCCGGCAAGTCGATAGGGATGCTGCCTAAAAGCAGGCCAAGACTGATACCTATGCCGATTCCCAGAACATTGATACGACTAGTGTCTCGATAGGAATCGCCAAGATATTTGCGGATATCGCGGACTGTACTAAGGGGTGCTAAAACGCAAACGCGGTCACCGTATTCGAGAATAAGGTTTTTGTGAGCTAGCATATCAACATCACCTCGCTTGACTCGTGTAATCATGGCGCCAAAACGCTGTGGCAGGCGAAGCTCACGGATCTTTCTTCCGGCAATATGTTTACTGGAAACGATAATTCGGTGCCGGTCGTACTGGCTAAGATCGAGCTCGAGGTGTTCGTCGCACACTTCGCCCAGCGATTTGGCGACACCTAGGACATCTTCTGGCGAGCCGATAACGTTAAGGAGGTCGCCGGTTTTCAAGGGGCGATTGTCGGCAGCAGCGAGCCATTCTTCACTCCCGCGCCTGGCGCGCCCAAATACGACAGGCCAATGTTGCTCGGCCAAGAGCTCCTTGAGCGTTTGCCCGACGTATTCTTTATTGGTGATACGGATAGTGCGGTTATGAAGATGCTTGTCGACAGCAACACTGTCGGTGACAAGCTCGGCATCTTTTTTGTAATTAATTTTGAATCGTCGCTGCCAAAATGCAATGGCGAGGATAGGACCAAGGACGCCCATTGGGTAGGCGATTGAGTAGCCGACTGCTGGCAAGGTAGCTATTGTTTCGTTAAACTTTCCGTCGGACAGCATTTGCACGAGCCCCGCAAGGGTAGGCGTATTGGTCATTGCCCCGGTAAAAAGCCCAGCGGCAATTGCAGGGTCGGGTCGAAGAATAAAATACGTTGCAAGAATCATAGCGAGGCCGGTGACGATTGCTGCTATAACAATGCCGTTGTTCCGTTTTCCGCCGTTTCTTAGCGAGGCGAAAAAACTTGGACCGCTAGCGATACCAATCGAGTAGACGAAAATCACCAGCCCTAGGCTCCCATATGCTGCAGGCAAGGTGTAGCGGGGATCGAGCGCGCTCAGTGCGATACCTACAAACAATATAGCTGCGACTCCCAGCTGGATTCCTTTAAACTGTATTTTGCCGACCAAATAACCGATAGTGGCCACGAAGAATAGAAGAAGCAGGCTTTGCTCCGCCAATAATTCAGATAGCATATTCATGCGTATCCTCCTTTTATAATTAGGTGATTATGCGGGCATAGACCGAGGCGATAGAGTAGCGCGCGTTAGGCGACCGTAACGACTAGATCAAGAGGGTTTATGTCACGTATACATATAGTATATGCCGTTGTGATCGAGGATACTGTGACTAAGATCACACGGTAGGATCTGATATTATTAAATGCATGATATATGTGGCACTTCTTCGGGGAATAAACGTTGGTGGTAATAACAAGGTAGATATGAAACGGCTTAAGGCCGCATTTGAGCGTGTTGGTCTAAAGAAGGTTGTTACCTACATAAATAGCGGTAATATTATTTTCGAAGACACCGACATACCTTACGCAAAACTTGCGGATCTTTTGGAGCGTGTGATAAAAGAGGAATTTGGCCTTGATATAAGAGTATTACTAAAAAGCTTGGATACAATGAAGACTATTGTGGGCGCACTGCCGAAAGAATGGCAAAATAGCGACGAAATGAAATGCGACGTACTTTTTTTGTGGGATGAAATTAATACGCCTGAAATTATGACACAACTGACATTTAAAGATTTTGAACAAGTAAAGTATGTTGCGGGCGCACTGCTGTGGAGTGTCGAGAGGAAGAATGCTACGCGAAGTAGCCTACCAAAAATCGTGGGCACTGCCATGTATAAAAAGATGACAATTCGTAACTGCAATACCGCCAGAAAGTTGTTGGGTATGATGGAGAATTTGCAGTAAAATTGTAGCTTCCGCCTACGCGCAGAAACATTCGATTATTTTTTATGTTTTTTCATGAGATTCGTAGCGTTAAAAAGATTTACCCATTGCGCTAGCTTCATTTGAGACGGGCGAATATCCGCAGGAAGCCCAATAGAGTTTTTTGCTGTTTTGGCAAATATTTTTGGATCGGAAAAACAACCAACGATGAATTTTCGGTATGCCGGCATTTGACTACGAGGAATAAGAGGCTCGTCTCGGTGGATTATTTCGATAAGAACGGTATCGACATTCGGATGCGGCCAAAAGTCTGTGCGTTGAAGCGGTCTTCGGATTCGAACGGCAAATTCTGGCCCTATTGCCATGCCAAGCTGTCCGGTAAAGCGGTCTGAGTTTGGCAACAGTTTATTTGCGAATTGTTTTTGAACGATAAGGTATGTTGCGACAGGTGGATTCTCGGCCTCGGCAATTTTATGGAGGATTGGTGAACTAAGATGAAAAGGGATATTGGCAAATATTTTATACGGTGTTTTTGGAAGCGGCATGGCAAGAAAATCACCTTCCTGGACATCGACATTCGGGTAGCGCTGCATGTTCTGGCGTAGTTTTTCTGCGGTTCGCGGCTCGAATTCTATGGCAATAACTTTCTTGCACCTCATGGCAAGAACAGACGAAATAGTACCGCTGCCCGCGCCGATATCATAAACAATATCTTTAGAGTTTATCGAGGTGTGGCCGACAAGCTCTTTTATAAGACTTGGATTGCGAAGAAAATATTGTGAATAATGAGCAAGTCGTTTCATGGTGGATGTACCTTTATCTTAACAGGAAAATCAAAAAATCCCAGGATTGAACCTGGGATGATGGTTAGCGCTTTTTCTGTGATTTTGCTTTTTTCTTCAGAAGACGCTTGCGGGACGCACCGTGCCAGTTCTTGTGTTTTGCCATGACATTTAATCCAATCGTTAATATAATTCTCTTTATCATAGCATGTTATGGGGTAAAACGCGCTAAAATCACTCAAAGTGTGCTTGCGCTCACACATTAGAAACAGATATAATAGACAAATATGAAAAAATCGGACACTAATGACTCAACGCCAGATCTTTCTGTACATGCGCCGTACATGAAGACGTTCTTTAATCTACTTGCTAACACGCTATTTGTTTCGGTTATCGATTTTACCGTCTGGTTTGCGATCACGTTCTATATTTATTTGCAAACTCGCTCGGTGTTCGCAACGGCGATGATTTCGGGTATTTACCTTGTGACAACGGTGTTTACAGGTATTTGGTTCGGTAGTTTGGTCGATCACCACAAAAAGAAAACAATGATGTTGCTCTCGACAGTCGTGTCATTTATCTTCTATGCAATTTGTTTTGGTATTTATCAAACAGTGCCGCACGAAACTTTTACCGACCCGGCAAACCCTATGCTTTGGGTGTTTGTGACACTAATTATTATTGGTGTTATTGCTGGTAATATTCGTACTATTGCGCTTCCAACGATTGTGACGATTCTTATTCCTGAGGATAGGCGCGCAAAAGCGAACGGTTTGGTGGGGACGGCGTCGGGTATATCGTTCCTCGTTACAGCGGCAATAAGTGGTGTGTTGGTTGCACAGGGTGGCATGTTCTATGTGCTTATTTTGGCGGCGGCGATTCAGGTGCTTGCAATTATTCACCTGTGGTTTATACCGGTTCCCGAAAAAGGTATCGTTCATGTCGAGGGGGCACCGGAGGCATCGAAAAAGATCGACCTAAAGGGCACCTACAAAATCGTTCGTGGCGTTCCAGGCCTCATGGCACTTATTTTGTTCTCGACGTTCAACAACTTTTTGGGCGGCGTGTTTATGGCGCTTATGGACGCTTACGGTCTTTCGCTAGTTTCGGTTGAGGTATGGGGATTCATTTGGGCGCTTCTTAGCACCGGATTTATTGTGGGTGGACTAGTTATTGCTAAGGTGGGTCTTGGCAAGAATCCTGTAAGGACATTGCTACTCGCAAACGTAATTTTGTGGGTAATTAGTAGTGTATTTACGATTCAGGCGTCACTACTACTGCTTGTTGTTGGTATGTATATTTATATGCTACTTGTGCCGTATATCGAGGCGTCGGAGCAAACGATTTTGCAGAAAGTTGTGCCGTACGAACGCCAGGGGCGTGTGTTTGGGTTTGCGCAAAGTGTTGAACAGTCGGCATCGCCGCTTACTGCGTTTATGATCGGCCCTATAGCGCAGTTTATCTTTATTCCGTTCATGACAACAGGCGCAGGGGTAACAATGCTAGGCGGTTGGTTTGGCACCGGTGCGGATAGGGGCATTGCACTCGTATTTACAATTACTGGAATTATTGGCCTGATCGCGACACTGCTTGCGCTGACGACTAAATATTACCGCCAGCTTTCGAAGCGCTATCTTGAAAGCAAAAACGAAGGGGCGGACGTTCAGGTAGACAAGGTAATAAAAGAAGGTCTTGTAGAATAAGCTAGCTAATCAAAAGCTTCTTGATGTCGGTCCAACTCTCCACGCGTTCAATATTTGCCGGAAGTGTATCGGCTTGATTCCACGAATAGTTGCCGAATAGTAAAACGCGAACGCCACATTCTGCCACAACTTTTGCGTGGTGAAGATGATCATCTATCAATATACTTGCACCGATATCCTGGCAGACAGTCGCCTTAGAACGGGGTGTTTCTGTAAAGAAATTTGTGTATTCGACAGATGTGAAAATATCAGGGAAATACTGTTCCAGCATTGCCTCGGTGGCGGGTGCGAGAAAATCTGCGCGCCCTGTAACGACGTGGAGCTCGTAGTGTTTAGCGAGCTCGCGCGCGACATCTATTGCCTCGCGAAAGGGCGGAAGTTGCTGATATTCATCGGTCATCAGGTAATCATCGACACGCTTAATCGCTTCGGCGCGGCTTGTCGTACCCCATAGTGTTAGGTCTTCGGAGTAAAAATCGCTAATATCGAGGTTTGTTCCGTACGTTGTGTTGTAATGCTGTAAAATATACGGCGCACTTCCAACAATAACGTCATCGCAGTCTATCGCTATAATCAGCTTTGTCATTGCTTTACTATACATCTTTGGTGTGTTTTTGAAAAATAAACATAGGCACTGTAATTGACATAGTTGCTATAATATAAAGATGATAGAATCTAACTTTCGAACCGAGCACGATCTTCTTGGAGACCGAAAAGTACCATCTAACGTCTATTATGGAGTGCATACCCTGCGCGCCACCGAGAACTTTCCGATAACGGGCACCTCTGTGCAAATGTACCCTGGGTTTATCGATGCGATTGCCTATATAAAAGAAGCCTGCGCTGTCGCAAACTACCGCCTAGGGCTGCTGGATAGAATCCGCACCGAAGCAATTGTAAAAGCATGTCAAGAAATTCGTGAAGGTAAACTGCACGAATTTTTTGTTGTCGATGTGATCCAGGGCGGGGCGGGAACCTCGATGAACATGAACGCGAATGAAGTTATTGCTAATAGGGCGCTTGAGATTTTGGGATATAAAAAAGGCGACTATAAGCATTTGCATCCGCTTGATCATGTGAATATGAGCCAAAGCACGAACGATGTTTATCCGTCTTCTATAAAAGTAGCGTTGCGTTTTGAAATAGATAAATTGGTTGAAGCCCTTGATGTTTTGCATAGCGAATTTGATCGAAAATCGACTGATTTTGCCGGCATACTAAAAATGGGGCGGACGCAGTTGCAAGAGGCGGTGCCTATGACGCTTGGACAAGAGTTTGGTACGTACGCGGCAATGCTCGCGAGTGATCGTAGGCGACTGGAAACAACAGCGCTTGCCGTTGAAGAGTTAAATATGGGCGCAACGGCAATCGGCACGGGTATTAATACGCACCCGGAATATGCGGGAACTGTTTGTCAAATCCTGTCAGAGCTGACGGGTTATAGTTTTACGAAAGCCGAGAATTTGATTGAATCGACACAGGACATGGGCGCGTTTGTTGAGCTTTCGGGAACGCTTAAAAGAATGGCAGTGAAGATATCGAAGGTATGTAACGATTTGCGCCTTCTTTCGTCGGGGCCGCGTGCAGGCTTTGGCGAGATTAACTTGCCAGCTGTTCAGGCGGGGTCGAGTATTATGCCGGGCAAGGTGAACCCGGTTATTCCCGAAGTAGTGAACCAAATTGCCTTCGAGGTTATCGGCAACGATGTTACCGTTTCGTTTGCGGCTGAGGCTGGGCAGTTACAGCTAAATGCATTCGAGCCTATTATTGCGCATAATCTACTAAACAGTCTTATTTATTTGCGCCAAGGGTATATTACGCTGGCGGTCAATTGCGTAAAAGGGATTACGGCAAATCATGAGCTATTAAGCCAAACGGTAGCGAACTCGATAGGTATTGTTACGGCACTAAACCCTCATATTGGCTACGCAAACACAAGCGCTGTCGCTAAAGAGGCGGCGCGTCGGAACAGTGGCGTTGTTGAGGTGATTTTAGAGATGGGGCTGATGACTCAAGAGGAGTTGGATAAAATTTTGCGCCCCGAAAACTTGACGCGGCCCAATCACGATGCGCACAGGAAAAGAAAAGTGCTAAAAAAGAAATAAAATCGTTTCGTCGGGCGCGCGGAGAACTGCGTGTGCAGCCCTCCGCGCGCCATTTCGCATGACGATCAGAACATCTGGCCGATCACCATCTCCACCTGGCTGCTCACGGTCAGCTTGCGGATCTTGCCGTCCGTGTCGAACTCGACGAGGTCAGCGGAGGGGATGACGACCGTCTGGCCCGTGGGCGGGTATGAGATACCCCACCCGTCGGTGAGTGGTCCCGAGAAGGTGACAGTCATGTCATAGGAGACACGAAGCGTGTCGCCTTTCTCTGCGACTTTGGCGACCTTGACGTTCTTTCCCAGATCCGGGAAGGCCGTCCGCTGCCGTGTGATCTCTTCCCAGAAACCCTCGAATCGTAAGGGTCCCTTGCCGAGTTCGGCGCGGAAGTCCCGCGAAACGAGTGCTGCCA is a genomic window containing:
- a CDS encoding VOC family protein; the encoded protein is MASLQKITPCLWFDKDCEDAMNYYVSVFPNSKIELIQRYPEGVTEGPMAGMSGKVLTGVFELNGQRFMALDGGPIFKFSEATSFVVDCDTQEEIDHYWQALSAVPEAEQCGWCKDKYGVSWQITPAVLGDMMTDEDPEKVARVTDAFMSMKKFDIAALTAAFEGKN
- a CDS encoding methyltransferase domain-containing protein, translating into MKRLAHYSQYFLRNPSLIKELVGHTSINSKDIVYDIGAGSGTISSVLAMRCKKVIAIEFEPRTAEKLRQNMQRYPNVDVQEGDFLAMPLPKTPYKIFANIPFHLSSPILHKIAEAENPPVATYLIVQKQFANKLLPNSDRFTGQLGMAIGPEFAVRIRRPLQRTDFWPHPNVDTVLIEIIHRDEPLIPRSQMPAYRKFIVGCFSDPKIFAKTAKNSIGLPADIRPSQMKLAQWVNLFNATNLMKKHKK
- a CDS encoding DUF1697 domain-containing protein is translated as MIYVALLRGINVGGNNKVDMKRLKAAFERVGLKKVVTYINSGNIIFEDTDIPYAKLADLLERVIKEEFGLDIRVLLKSLDTMKTIVGALPKEWQNSDEMKCDVLFLWDEINTPEIMTQLTFKDFEQVKYVAGALLWSVERKNATRSSLPKIVGTAMYKKMTIRNCNTARKLLGMMENLQ
- a CDS encoding GyrI-like domain-containing protein, with protein sequence MEKVDFKKTLDSYKSQNHKFRIVEIPKRQYLMVDGHGDPNSSKEFKDAIEALYPVAYKLKFASKQQLGKDYVVMPLEGLWWAEDMTKFTTARDKSEWDFTLMIMQPDWITEEMFAAAMKKVTDKNPPASIAKVRFETLNEATCVQTLHIGSFDDESAILDEMHNEFIPEQGCVMTGKHHEIYLSDFRKVAPEKLRTILRQPVVRK
- a CDS encoding nuclear transport factor 2 family protein; protein product: MISPHQTTYKAFTDGVTNDDRAAVAALVSRDFRAELGKGPLRFEGFWEEITRQRTAFPDLGKNVKVAKVAEKGDTLRVSYDMTVTFSGPLTDGWGISYPPTGQTVVIPSADLVEFDTDGKIRKLTVSSQVEMVIGQMF
- a CDS encoding transporter; the encoded protein is MNMLSELLAEQSLLLLFFVATIGYLVGKIQFKGIQLGVAAILFVGIALSALDPRYTLPAAYGSLGLVIFVYSIGIASGPSFFASLRNGGKRNNGIVIAAIVTGLAMILATYFILRPDPAIAAGLFTGAMTNTPTLAGLVQMLSDGKFNETIATLPAVGYSIAYPMGVLGPILAIAFWQRRFKINYKKDAELVTDSVAVDKHLHNRTIRITNKEYVGQTLKELLAEQHWPVVFGRARRGSEEWLAAADNRPLKTGDLLNVIGSPEDVLGVAKSLGEVCDEHLELDLSQYDRHRIIVSSKHIAGRKIRELRLPQRFGAMITRVKRGDVDMLAHKNLILEYGDRVCVLAPLSTVRDIRKYLGDSYRDTSRINVLGIGIGISLGLLLGSIPIDLPGGVVFHLGDAGGPLIIGLILGYVRRSGRIVWGIPYTANLTLREFGLVLMLASIGTRSGQTFVEAMNGPGGLWLFIAGAIISLVIPFILLPVLYKKFKLPFAISAGIMAAAHTQPAVQAYAVQQAGNDLPNHGYAIVFPTAIILKIILAQVLLISLYSIG
- a CDS encoding YggT family protein, which encodes MVARRIVYYVVGVIIALLALRIVLLLLAANEGSAFVDFVYAVSGLFAMPFYGMFNYTPTYGQSVFEISSLVAIIVYALIGMGIAKLFSLTKSEDAV
- a CDS encoding phosphotransferase, giving the protein MDTIDVSTRAWLRNYVDEDFKIKKHHFSNQDDVYAIEATEGSFYLKTAKDLKSERDNLQRTLSYIRVPKVIGFGTVGDKDHLLMTALPGKNLAEYVDEWDTMTIVREFARAVKEFHALDITKLFTTSAAPGTVVLHGDMAMPNIICTEPGSAGFIDLGQMSVGAADLDLADALWSLQRNLGAGYGELFLSEYGNFVMTEKVDKALKYRHQA
- a CDS encoding MFS transporter, with translation MKTFFNLLANTLFVSVIDFTVWFAITFYIYLQTRSVFATAMISGIYLVTTVFTGIWFGSLVDHHKKKTMMLLSTVVSFIFYAICFGIYQTVPHETFTDPANPMLWVFVTLIIIGVIAGNIRTIALPTIVTILIPEDRRAKANGLVGTASGISFLVTAAISGVLVAQGGMFYVLILAAAIQVLAIIHLWFIPVPEKGIVHVEGAPEASKKIDLKGTYKIVRGVPGLMALILFSTFNNFLGGVFMALMDAYGLSLVSVEVWGFIWALLSTGFIVGGLVIAKVGLGKNPVRTLLLANVILWVISSVFTIQASLLLLVVGMYIYMLLVPYIEASEQTILQKVVPYERQGRVFGFAQSVEQSASPLTAFMIGPIAQFIFIPFMTTGAGVTMLGGWFGTGADRGIALVFTITGIIGLIATLLALTTKYYRQLSKRYLESKNEGADVQVDKVIKEGLVE
- the aspA gene encoding aspartate ammonia-lyase, which translates into the protein MIESNFRTEHDLLGDRKVPSNVYYGVHTLRATENFPITGTSVQMYPGFIDAIAYIKEACAVANYRLGLLDRIRTEAIVKACQEIREGKLHEFFVVDVIQGGAGTSMNMNANEVIANRALEILGYKKGDYKHLHPLDHVNMSQSTNDVYPSSIKVALRFEIDKLVEALDVLHSEFDRKSTDFAGILKMGRTQLQEAVPMTLGQEFGTYAAMLASDRRRLETTALAVEELNMGATAIGTGINTHPEYAGTVCQILSELTGYSFTKAENLIESTQDMGAFVELSGTLKRMAVKISKVCNDLRLLSSGPRAGFGEINLPAVQAGSSIMPGKVNPVIPEVVNQIAFEVIGNDVTVSFAAEAGQLQLNAFEPIIAHNLLNSLIYLRQGYITLAVNCVKGITANHELLSQTVANSIGIVTALNPHIGYANTSAVAKEAARRNSGVVEVILEMGLMTQEELDKILRPENLTRPNHDAHRKRKVLKKK